A genomic region of Vitis vinifera cultivar Pinot Noir 40024 chromosome 7, ASM3070453v1 contains the following coding sequences:
- the LOC100854992 gene encoding berberine bridge enzyme-like 14, whose translation MASSFALLLSLLSIPLFSVSSASSDSVPDFLQCLSDYSLPSYPISEAIYTPQNSSFSDVLQSYIRNLRFTTPETPKPLVIVAAKHESHVQATVICAKTHGLEIRIRSGGHDYEGLSYVSSVPFVVLDLFNLRSISIDIANETAWVQAGATLGELYYGIAEKSNVHGFPAGLCPTLGTGGHFTGGGYGTMMRKYGLSVDNIVDAQLVDVNGRILDRESMGEDLFWAIRGGGAASFGVVLSWKINLVRVPETVTVFKVERTLEEGATDIVSQWQEVASNLDEDLFIRLGLNSVNATGGGKTIKASFIALFLGQTDRLLALTNESFPKLGLQRKDCIEMRWVESHLFWFDIPKGTPVDVLLNRIPKGKIYLKRKSDYVKKPIPVEGLEVIWKAMMEIEKVGMAWNPYGGRMSEIPASATPFPHRAGNIFKIQYSANWQEAGINVTNNYLSLTRELHKVMTPFVSKLPREAFLNYRDIDIGNSKEGGLPAAAVYGKDYFKDNFERLVHIKTKVDPDNFFVNEQSIPPLLPYKI comes from the coding sequence ATGGCTTCGAGTTTTGCTCTACTATTATCACTGTTGTCAATCCCCCTTTTCTCGGTTTCATCTGCAAGTTCGGATTCAGTTCCTGATTTTCTTCAGTGCCTTTCAGACTATTCTCTCCCTTCTTACCCAATCTCTGAAGCCATATACACTCCCCAAAACTCTTCCTTCTCAGATGTCCTCCAATCTTATATAAGAAACCTCAGGTTCACGACCCCTGAAACCCCAAAGCCACTCGTCATTGTGGCTGCTAAGCATGAGTCCCATGTCCAAGCCACTGTTATTTGTGCTAAGACTCATGGCTTGGAGATCAGAATTAGAAGTGGTGGACATGACTATGAGGGTCTTTCGTATGTTTCCTCTGTCCCCTTTGTGGTCCTCGACTTGTTTAATCTCCGGTCCATCAGCATTGATATCGCTAATGAGACTGCCTGGGTTCAGGCTGGTGCCACTCTAGGCGAACTTTACTATGGAATAGCAGAGAAGAGCAACGTCCATGGCTTCCCTGCTGGGTTGTGCCCTACTCTCGGCACTGGTGGCCACTTCACCGGAGGCGGATACGGGACCATGATGAGAAAATACGGCCTTTCTGTGGATAATATCGTGGATGCACAGCTAGTGGATGTTAATGGTAGAATTCTTGACAGAGAATCCATGGGAGAAGATCTATTTTGGGCCATTAGAGGAGGAGGTGCTGCTAGCTTCGGAGTCGTTCTTTCCTGGAAAATCAACCTGGTTCGGGTTCCGGAAACTGTTACTGTATTCAAAGTAGAGAGGACATTGGAAGAAGGTGCAACAGATATTGTTTCACAGTGGCAAGAAGTTGCCTCTAATCTGGATGAAGACCTCTTCATAAGGCTAGGGCTCAATAGTGTGAATGCAACCGGGGGAGGCAAAACCATAAAAGCCTCCTTTATCGCCTTGTTCCTTGGACAGACCGACAGACTTCTTGCTTTGACGAATGAGAGCTTCCCCAAATTGGGGTTACAGCGAAAGGACTGCATTGAGATGCGTTGGGTCGAGTCCCATCTCTTCTGGTTTGACATCCCAAAGGGGACTCCTGTTGATGTGTTACTCAACAGGATACCAAAGGGGAAAATCTACCTGAAACGTAAGTCGGACTACGTGAAAAAACCAATTCCAGTGGAGGGTTTGGAGGTGATATGGAAGGCCATGATGGAAATAGAGAAGGTGGGAATGGCATGGAATCCTTATGGTGGAAGAATGAGTGAAATTCCAGCCTCTGCAACCCCATTCCCGCATAGAGCTGGgaacatatttaaaattcagTATTCTGCAAACTGGCAAGAAGCAGGAATCAACGTCACTAACAACTATTTAAGCTTGACCAGGGAACTCCATAAGGTTATGACTCCATTTGTCTCCAAATTGCCAAGGGAAGCGTTTCTCAACTATAGAGATATTGACATAGGTAACAGCAAAGAAGGAGGTCTTCCAGCAGCTGCCGTTTATGGGAAAGACTATTTCAAGGATAATTTTGAAAGATTGGTTCACATCAAAACCAAAGTTGATCCTGATAATTTCTTTGTAAATGAACAAAGTATTCCTCCTCTTCTTCCATACAAAATATGA